TTTGTTTCAAAATTGATTTAATTTTTTAGGAGAAAAGATGAATCTTGAAAAATATAGAAATTTTATGAAATCAAATTTCGCTGAACTTCATAAAATTAAAACCGACCAAAACAAAGGATTGGAACAACCTGAATTAGAAAAAAAACATGATGCTGAAGATCGATTGATCGAACTGATTTCATTTGATAAAATCCAAATCTCTAATAATGATTTTTGGAATTGTTTGAATAACCGGATAAGCAGGAGAGAATATACGAACGAGCCTTTGACTTTGGAAGAACTTTCTTTCCTGCTCTGGTCAACGCAAGGGGTGAAAGAGATCATCAAAAGATTCGATAAAGCTTATGCGACTTTGCGGACTGTTCCTTCTGCCGGAGCTCGTCACGCTTTTGAAACTTACCTGTTGATCAATAATGTAGAAAATCTCCAGCCCGGAATTTATCGTTACCTTGCTTCCAGCCATAAACTCCTTTTTCTCTTTTATGAAAATGACTTTAAACATAAAATCAATGAAGCAACTTTCGGACAAATTTTTACAGGAAAAAGTGCGGTTGTATTTATCTGGAGTGCGGTTCCTTATCGGGCGGAATGGCGATATTCCATCTCCGCTCATAAATCTATGCTGCTCGATGCAGGACATGTTTGTCAGAATCTTTACCTGGCGTGTGAAGCGATCAAAGTAGGAACTTGTGCGATTGCAGCTTATGATCAGGAAAAGATGGATGATTTACTGAAACTGGATGGAAAAGACGAATTTGTCGTTTATCTGGCTCCAGTTGGAAAAATTAAAAATTCCCTCTAAATCTCCACCTCGAAAAAAAAGGGACTTGAAGGAATTTAATCTTGGATTAGTAAAAATTAAATCAAACGAAAAGTATAATAATTATAAGGATATGTTATGCCGGAAAACACCTTCAATAACCAGGTTATAGAAACATTACTGAACCACAAATCGATCAGGGAATATTCGGAAAAGGAAATTCCCGATGGAATGATCCGGACAATTGTTAAAGCAGGACAGCAAGCGGCTTTTGCTTATCAATCATACAGCGTACTGCTATCACGGGAAAAGGAGAAACATCCGTTCAAAGCTCCATTATATTTCATCGTTTGTGTCGATCTGAATAAAATCGGGAAGATCATGGAAAAACGAAACTGGCAGATCGCAACTAATGATCTTTCCAGCTTTCTTTTTGGAATTCAGGATGCTGCCTATTTTGCCCAGAATATGGTGATTGCTGCGGAAAGTCTTGGTTTGGGAACCTGTTATATCGGCTCTGTCCCTTATTTTGCGGATAAAATTGCAAAAGATTTCAAACTTCCAAAAAAAGTATTTCCCCTCGTTGGAATAACTATTGGTTTTCCCGCTGAAAATCAACCTACTCGTCCTCGTTATCCACTCGATTTTGTACTTTTTG
This is a stretch of genomic DNA from Candidatus Cloacimonadota bacterium. It encodes these proteins:
- a CDS encoding SagB/ThcOx family dehydrogenase; this translates as MNLEKYRNFMKSNFAELHKIKTDQNKGLEQPELEKKHDAEDRLIELISFDKIQISNNDFWNCLNNRISRREYTNEPLTLEELSFLLWSTQGVKEIIKRFDKAYATLRTVPSAGARHAFETYLLINNVENLQPGIYRYLASSHKLLFLFYENDFKHKINEATFGQIFTGKSAVVFIWSAVPYRAEWRYSISAHKSMLLDAGHVCQNLYLACEAIKVGTCAIAAYDQEKMDDLLKLDGKDEFVVYLAPVGKIKNSL